A genome region from Ignavibacteriota bacterium includes the following:
- a CDS encoding sigma-70 family RNA polymerase sigma factor, with translation MEQLTDLELVNEVRAGDRRAYTQLMNRYKEKIYWVARRMLGNHADADDVVQEAFLKAFLNLGDFRGDSGFYTWLYRIAVNLSLNALRKRHVMDYLRESELAQKVFPPSKEDPHKDLEAKELESRIQQAVARLPDKQRAVFVLRYYDELSYEEIAFILKTSVGGLKANYFHALRKVQRSLKHALTV, from the coding sequence AACTGGTGAATGAGGTGCGGGCGGGCGATCGCCGCGCGTACACTCAACTCATGAACCGGTACAAGGAGAAGATCTACTGGGTGGCCCGGCGCATGCTGGGGAACCATGCCGATGCCGACGATGTCGTGCAGGAGGCGTTCCTCAAGGCATTCCTGAACCTGGGTGATTTTCGAGGAGATTCCGGGTTCTATACCTGGCTGTACCGTATCGCGGTGAATCTGTCGCTGAACGCCCTGCGGAAACGTCATGTGATGGATTACCTCAGGGAAAGCGAGCTGGCACAGAAGGTCTTTCCACCGTCGAAGGAGGATCCGCACAAGGATCTGGAAGCAAAGGAACTCGAATCACGGATCCAGCAGGCGGTGGCCCGGTTGCCCGATAAGCAACGCGCCGTGTTCGTGCTGCGCTACTATGATGAACTGTCGTACGAAGAGATCGCGTTCATCCTGAAGACATCGGTGGGTGGGTTGAAAGCGAATTACTTTCATGCACTGCGGAAAGTCCAGAGGTCGTTGAAACATGCGCTTACGGTTTGA